In a single window of the Verrucomicrobiales bacterium genome:
- a CDS encoding AAA family ATPase produces the protein MTFAEEIETLIRARYPILYIVSSEEARVTQLIMGLAQKRQKKVFEWTFTTGIVPAGTNIQSQKSRNAATKDPLAALDQVIEQVEPAIFVFKDLHPFLAKGNRAANAAPIRKLKDVAGHLKSSYKTIILVSPIQEIPEELEKEITVLNHPLPSREELQALLNRIVQEVSQLRQVTIDLDGQGRDRLLQAALGLTLAEAENVFAKIIVKDGRLSGEDVVEVFAEKQQIIRKSGLLEYCACSETFAEIGGLTVMKEWLRKRARAFTDEARAFGLPAPKGILLLGVQGCGKSLCAKAVASLWQQPLLRFDMGRMFGSLVGSSEENVRRAIAVAESVAPAVLWVDEIDKAFAGSQGSGGTDGGTTARVFGTFLTWLSEKTSPIFVVATANDISQLPPELLRKGRLDEIFFVDLPAEAEREEIFRIHLARRRRDPAAFDLSALVSASPQFSGAECEEAIISGLYDAYAAGLELSTDHIVQGLSQTVPLARTMDEQISRLRAWTEGRARNASVPRRPEAPCPIRRMEL, from the coding sequence ATGACCTTCGCCGAAGAAATCGAGACCCTCATCCGGGCCCGCTACCCCATCCTCTACATTGTCTCCAGCGAGGAAGCCCGGGTTACTCAACTCATCATGGGGCTCGCTCAAAAGCGGCAGAAAAAGGTCTTCGAATGGACCTTCACCACCGGCATCGTCCCCGCTGGCACCAACATCCAGTCTCAGAAGAGCCGCAACGCGGCAACCAAGGACCCGCTGGCGGCCTTGGATCAGGTGATTGAGCAGGTCGAACCAGCCATTTTCGTGTTCAAGGACCTGCATCCCTTTCTGGCCAAGGGAAACCGCGCCGCCAACGCCGCCCCCATCCGAAAGCTCAAGGATGTCGCAGGCCATTTGAAGAGCAGCTACAAGACGATCATCCTGGTCTCGCCCATCCAGGAAATCCCGGAGGAGTTGGAGAAGGAAATCACGGTCCTCAACCATCCGCTGCCTAGTCGGGAGGAACTCCAGGCGCTGCTCAATCGGATCGTTCAGGAGGTGAGTCAGCTTCGGCAGGTGACGATCGATTTGGATGGGCAGGGACGCGACCGTCTGCTGCAGGCGGCGCTGGGTTTGACGCTTGCCGAGGCGGAGAACGTCTTTGCCAAGATCATCGTCAAGGACGGACGGTTAAGCGGAGAAGATGTCGTGGAGGTTTTTGCTGAGAAGCAGCAGATCATCCGGAAGAGTGGCCTGCTGGAGTACTGCGCGTGCTCTGAGACGTTTGCCGAAATCGGGGGGCTGACGGTGATGAAGGAGTGGTTGAGAAAACGAGCGCGGGCCTTCACTGATGAAGCTCGAGCCTTCGGCCTCCCGGCACCCAAGGGCATCCTGCTGCTCGGGGTGCAGGGGTGTGGGAAGAGCCTGTGCGCGAAGGCCGTGGCCAGTCTGTGGCAGCAGCCTTTGTTGCGATTCGACATGGGACGCATGTTCGGTAGCCTGGTCGGATCCTCGGAAGAGAATGTTCGACGGGCCATTGCGGTGGCAGAGTCCGTGGCCCCGGCGGTGCTTTGGGTGGACGAAATCGATAAGGCCTTCGCCGGATCGCAGGGTTCCGGCGGGACGGACGGCGGGACCACCGCCCGGGTCTTCGGAACGTTCCTCACCTGGCTCTCGGAGAAAACTTCCCCGATCTTTGTGGTGGCCACCGCGAATGACATCTCCCAGCTTCCGCCCGAGCTTCTGCGCAAGGGGCGGTTGGATGAAATCTTTTTTGTGGACCTCCCGGCGGAGGCTGAACGGGAGGAGATTTTCCGCATTCATCTTGCGCGACGCCGTCGTGACCCGGCGGCGTTTGATCTCTCGGCGCTCGTCAGCGCTAGCCCCCAATTCAGCGGCGCCGAATGCGAGGAGGCCATCATCAGTGGGCTCTACGACGCCTATGCGGCGGGCCTTGAGTTGTCGACGGACCACATCGTGCAGGGCTTGTCACAGACGGTGCCCCTGGCACGTACCATGGATGAACAGATCAGTCGCCTGCGGGCTTGGACGGAAGGCCGTGCTCGCAACGCGAGCGTGCCTCGTCGGCCCGAAGCACCTTGCCCAATCCGTCGCATGGAACTGTAA